Proteins encoded in a region of the Vicinamibacteria bacterium genome:
- the mltG gene encoding endolytic transglycosylase MltG — MRFVKAVFLLLVLAAVAIGTYAYHAVQLSREPYKGYPGSEVFFSVPRGASGTRVGSKLEDEGIIRDRRIFVAALRLRGETDRIQAGEYRFSGPVSMLEVIDRLIAGDVYTFPVTIPEGLTLKETAENLAAQNLGESGVFLELFDEASSISDLDPDAWNLEGYLFPTTYHFTRGVEPSEIARTLVAQFREVLDRKRRDRAAELGMTIRQVVTLASIVEKETGSAPERPIIASVFWNRLNRGMALASDPTLIYALKLEGRFDGNLRRSDLEMDSPYNSYRRTGLPPSPIASPGHASIDAVLEPAKSDYLYFVSKNDGTHHFSRTYREHQAAVREYQIDYFRRRRNGGGGS, encoded by the coding sequence ATGCGCTTCGTCAAGGCCGTTTTCCTGCTCCTCGTTCTCGCCGCCGTCGCCATCGGGACCTACGCCTATCACGCGGTCCAGCTGTCACGGGAACCTTATAAAGGATACCCGGGGAGCGAGGTCTTTTTTAGCGTTCCTCGAGGGGCGAGCGGTACCCGGGTCGGGAGCAAGCTCGAGGACGAAGGCATCATCCGGGACCGGCGGATCTTCGTCGCCGCGCTGCGTCTCCGTGGCGAGACGGACCGCATTCAAGCGGGAGAGTATCGGTTCTCCGGGCCGGTCTCGATGCTCGAAGTGATCGATCGGCTCATCGCCGGCGACGTCTATACGTTTCCCGTCACGATCCCCGAAGGCCTCACGCTGAAAGAGACCGCGGAGAACCTCGCCGCCCAGAATCTCGGGGAGTCGGGGGTCTTCCTCGAGCTGTTCGACGAAGCGTCATCGATTTCCGACCTCGACCCGGATGCGTGGAACCTGGAGGGCTATCTCTTCCCGACGACCTATCACTTCACCCGCGGCGTCGAGCCTTCCGAGATCGCGAGGACGCTCGTGGCCCAGTTCCGAGAGGTCCTCGACCGGAAACGGCGCGACCGTGCCGCCGAGCTCGGGATGACGATCCGTCAGGTCGTGACGCTCGCGTCCATCGTGGAAAAAGAGACTGGAAGCGCCCCGGAGCGCCCGATCATTGCATCCGTGTTCTGGAACCGATTGAATCGCGGGATGGCCCTTGCCAGCGACCCGACCCTCATCTACGCGCTCAAGCTCGAGGGCCGCTTCGACGGCAATTTGCGCCGCTCGGACCTCGAGATGGACTCGCCCTACAACTCGTATCGGCGCACCGGGCTCCCTCCGAGTCCCATCGCCTCGCCCGGCCATGCGTCGATCGATGCGGTGCTCGAGCCCGCGAAGTCCGACTACCTCTACTTCGTGTCGAAGAACGACGGGACCCATCATTTCTCCAGGACCTACCGCGAGCACCAGGCGGCCGTTCGCGAGTACCAGATCGATTACTTTCGACGCCGGCGAAATGGAGGAGGAGGCTCGTGA
- the ruvX gene encoding Holliday junction resolvase RuvX, which produces MRVMGIDLGERRIGVALSDEGGVIASPRETVERKGNRRDIPLLLDIARRENVGEILVGMPLSLDGSEGAQARKVARFVEALRAETDLTVTTWDERLSTVSAERALLEADVSREKRRRAIDRVAAAIILQSYLDQKHA; this is translated from the coding sequence ATGCGAGTCATGGGGATCGATCTCGGGGAAAGGCGAATCGGTGTGGCGCTGTCCGACGAGGGCGGAGTCATCGCTTCTCCCCGGGAGACCGTCGAGCGAAAGGGCAACCGCAGGGACATTCCCCTTCTTCTCGACATCGCGCGGCGCGAGAACGTCGGCGAGATCCTCGTCGGGATGCCGCTGAGCCTCGACGGCTCCGAGGGAGCTCAGGCGCGAAAAGTGGCGCGATTCGTCGAAGCCCTGCGCGCCGAGACCGACCTCACCGTCACGACGTGGGACGAGCGCCTGTCGACGGTGAGCGCCGAGAGGGCGCTCCTCGAGGCCGACGTTTCCCGAGAGAAGAGGCGACGGGCGATCGATCGCGTCGCCGCGGCCATCATCCTGCAAAGCTACCTGGATCAGAAGCACGCTTAG
- a CDS encoding RNA 3'-terminal phosphate cyclase, translated as MEIDIGSSAALRAALALSCATGKGFEARLRLALGENEQAVVRVFADLWAGRWELGDTIRFEPGSPRGGRHRFELPPSEPVVPLVSTASVALGVRGEAAELVFTGSTHASDGATFEVAATSFTALSTRIGLRIGLTLQRAGFPPHGGGQMTAIVQETVTPLSPLDLDRKGELEAIRILSGAPAALPAHVQQRQAARARSGTAVAGVDSSVQLVKLPGPKSGSVVAITGVFGGIPITVSAVSRRGGSVESVGEEAASEFRRLFSQPFVLPPVLVEPILLALAFSPASSRISTWRLHPDSLELLEMMRSFTGRDLTLEGGAGKPARITLAVADRGALPSY; from the coding sequence ATGGAAATCGACATCGGTAGCTCGGCGGCCCTACGCGCCGCGCTCGCTTTGTCCTGCGCGACGGGCAAAGGTTTCGAGGCTCGCCTAAGGCTCGCTCTCGGCGAGAACGAGCAAGCCGTCGTTCGCGTCTTCGCGGACTTGTGGGCGGGCCGATGGGAGCTCGGCGACACGATCCGCTTCGAGCCCGGCAGCCCTCGCGGGGGCAGGCATCGATTCGAGCTCCCGCCGAGTGAGCCCGTCGTACCTCTCGTATCGACGGCGAGCGTTGCCCTGGGCGTTCGTGGGGAGGCGGCCGAGCTCGTCTTCACCGGGAGCACGCACGCGAGCGACGGAGCGACGTTCGAAGTCGCCGCGACCAGTTTCACGGCGCTTTCGACTCGAATCGGCCTTCGCATCGGACTCACGCTGCAGCGAGCGGGCTTTCCCCCGCACGGCGGAGGTCAGATGACCGCGATCGTTCAGGAGACAGTGACCCCTTTGAGCCCGCTCGACCTCGACCGGAAAGGAGAGCTCGAAGCGATCCGCATTCTGTCGGGGGCCCCGGCCGCCCTTCCCGCGCACGTGCAGCAACGACAGGCGGCGCGGGCCCGCTCCGGGACCGCGGTAGCCGGGGTCGACTCGTCCGTACAGCTGGTGAAGCTCCCCGGCCCGAAGTCGGGGAGTGTCGTCGCCATCACCGGGGTTTTCGGCGGGATCCCCATCACCGTCTCGGCCGTCTCGAGGCGAGGCGGGTCGGTCGAGTCCGTCGGCGAGGAAGCGGCCTCCGAGTTTCGGCGTCTTTTTTCCCAGCCATTCGTTCTCCCGCCCGTGCTGGTCGAGCCTATCCTTCTCGCGCTCGCGTTCAGCCCCGCATCCTCGAGGATCTCGACCTGGCGCCTCCACCCTGACTCGTTGGAGCTGCTCGAGATGATGAGGTCATTCACGGGTCGTGACCTGACTCTCGAAGGAGGTGCGGGAAAGCCCGCGCGCATCACGCTGGCAGTTGCGGACCGAGGCGCGCTCCCCTCATACTGA
- a CDS encoding peptidoglycan DD-metalloendopeptidase family protein yields the protein MLPPLVLVAALVYPAPAGDPADVEARRVEEEKKLAALGHRLDELRQELDGLDDQESSLLGELYRIDVEIQVATDEIERLGILLQRSTREVDEVLKRIQALEASIAELKPFLVRRSRSLYKLGRLSYTRLLLSVERPSELTRAYRYISRLAREDSTKMRQFVDDQRALEETKAELLEKTQQALATREEREKTTRTLEHRRASREALLEIVNERQEMAGTLVLELEQARSELSKLVESLGEGQAVDETVHLPLAVFEGSVGWPVEGALSGRFGRQVHPRFLTVTVRNGIEIDAPSGTSVHVVYEGEVVFASWFQGYGRLLIVRHPGGAHSLYGYLNELIVAAGDWVSTGEAIATVGDTGSLSGPALYFELRVDGKPVNPEGWLDPDKRLASN from the coding sequence ATGCTCCCCCCCCTCGTCCTCGTCGCGGCGCTCGTTTATCCCGCGCCCGCGGGAGATCCCGCCGACGTCGAAGCGCGGCGCGTCGAAGAAGAGAAGAAGCTCGCGGCCCTGGGTCACCGCCTCGACGAGCTTCGCCAGGAGCTCGACGGTCTCGATGACCAGGAGTCGTCGCTTTTGGGAGAACTGTACCGGATCGACGTCGAGATCCAGGTCGCCACCGACGAGATCGAGCGTCTGGGGATCTTGCTTCAAAGGAGCACTCGTGAGGTGGACGAGGTCCTGAAACGGATCCAGGCGCTCGAGGCCTCGATCGCCGAGCTCAAGCCCTTTCTCGTACGTCGCTCGAGAAGCCTCTACAAGCTGGGGAGGTTGAGCTACACGAGGCTGCTACTCTCGGTAGAGCGACCCTCCGAGCTCACCCGTGCCTACCGCTATATTTCCCGACTCGCTCGCGAGGATTCGACGAAGATGCGGCAGTTCGTCGACGACCAGCGCGCCCTCGAGGAGACCAAAGCCGAGCTGTTGGAGAAGACCCAGCAGGCGCTGGCGACTCGAGAAGAGCGCGAAAAGACGACTCGTACTCTCGAGCACCGACGGGCGAGCCGCGAAGCGCTCCTCGAGATCGTCAACGAGCGTCAGGAGATGGCCGGCACGCTGGTGCTCGAGCTCGAGCAGGCGCGATCGGAGCTCTCGAAGCTCGTCGAGAGCCTGGGCGAAGGCCAGGCGGTCGACGAGACCGTTCATCTTCCTCTGGCGGTCTTCGAAGGCAGCGTCGGTTGGCCGGTCGAAGGGGCGCTTTCGGGTCGATTCGGCCGGCAGGTGCATCCGCGCTTCCTCACGGTGACGGTCCGAAACGGAATCGAGATCGACGCGCCGTCCGGCACGAGCGTCCACGTCGTCTACGAAGGTGAGGTCGTCTTCGCGTCGTGGTTCCAGGGTTACGGGAGGCTCCTCATCGTGCGTCATCCCGGAGGGGCGCACAGCTTGTATGGTTATCTGAACGAGCTGATTGTGGCGGCGGGCGATTGGGTTTCGACCGGCGAGGCGATTGCGACCGTTGGAGACACCGGCTCGCTCTCGGGCCCGGCGCTCTATTTCGAGCTTCGTGTCGATGGCAAGCCGGTGAATCCCGAGGGCTGGCTCGACCCCGACAAGCGGCTCGCTTCGAATTGA
- a CDS encoding S41 family peptidase yields the protein MKKVRVKHILLAISAPFVLYAILGGFLGRAIAREGAYRYLSVFQDVVTLVMNNYVTPPDMDKVMDGAIRGMMDALDPDSCYLTPEQYSAFKDPSSHAKPDIGVELSKRYYLQVVAVLAGSPAEAAGVEPGDLIKSIDGENTREVNVIVGDSMLKGAAGSEVSLEIIRGRQADPLEIKVARRDVVASPVSFELLEDGTGYIKITSFRSGVEIDTKRGIELLKKQGARAIVLDVRNSFGRLAEDGARVAELFIDGGLAARLQSRKGETSDLQLDRGSVAFSGPVALLINRGSSGAAEILASAFRTAKRGEILGVPTSGRVGVQKAISLGDGSGLVLSVAQYWTADGKALLGEGLEPTIEVAGSEEPESEDADPVLDKALEVLGEVAQKKAA from the coding sequence ATGAAGAAGGTGCGCGTAAAACACATTCTCCTCGCTATTTCCGCTCCATTCGTGCTCTACGCGATCCTCGGCGGCTTTCTCGGCCGAGCGATAGCGCGTGAAGGTGCCTACCGCTACCTTTCCGTGTTCCAGGACGTAGTCACGCTCGTCATGAACAATTACGTGACCCCTCCCGACATGGACAAGGTCATGGACGGAGCGATTCGAGGAATGATGGACGCCCTCGACCCCGATAGCTGTTACCTCACGCCCGAACAGTACAGCGCGTTCAAGGATCCGAGCTCCCACGCCAAGCCCGACATCGGCGTGGAGCTGTCCAAGCGCTACTACTTGCAGGTGGTGGCGGTGCTCGCGGGTTCTCCCGCCGAGGCGGCGGGGGTCGAACCCGGTGATCTGATCAAATCGATCGACGGCGAGAACACGCGCGAGGTCAACGTCATCGTGGGCGATTCGATGCTGAAAGGCGCCGCGGGCTCCGAGGTTTCGCTCGAGATCATCCGGGGTCGACAGGCCGATCCGCTCGAGATCAAGGTGGCTCGCCGCGACGTCGTCGCCTCGCCCGTGAGCTTCGAGCTCCTCGAAGACGGGACCGGGTATATCAAGATCACGTCGTTCCGGAGCGGTGTCGAGATCGACACGAAGCGCGGAATCGAGCTCTTGAAGAAACAAGGGGCTCGTGCGATCGTCCTGGACGTTCGCAATAGCTTTGGGCGCCTCGCGGAGGATGGTGCCCGCGTCGCCGAGCTCTTCATCGATGGCGGACTCGCCGCCCGCCTCCAGTCGAGGAAGGGGGAAACGTCGGATCTACAGCTCGACCGCGGGAGCGTCGCGTTCTCCGGGCCGGTAGCGCTTCTGATCAACCGGGGAAGCTCGGGTGCCGCGGAAATTCTGGCGAGCGCCTTCCGAACGGCGAAGCGTGGTGAGATCCTCGGCGTTCCAACTTCGGGGCGCGTCGGTGTTCAAAAAGCGATCTCGCTCGGTGACGGTTCCGGGCTCGTACTCTCGGTCGCGCAGTACTGGACGGCCGATGGAAAGGCCCTTCTCGGCGAGGGCCTCGAGCCGACGATCGAGGTCGCCGGCTCCGAGGAGCCCGAAAGCGAGGACGCGGACCCCGTTCTCGACAAGGCCCTCGAAGTCCTCGGCGAAGTGGCGCAGAAGAAAGCAGCCTGA
- a CDS encoding GWxTD domain-containing protein, with protein sequence MPFNKEWVALATVAGLATASAFAQDKLSKGDKEWMEKEVGAIITAQEKSLFESIDKDDRKLFKDLFWMRRDFDPTTPDNEFRKIYEQRMKAADDNFQQRGQKGHETDMGQILLLMGGPSQQVEGRAAGSSQGELPGSTPGTDPGPGTGAGPEADPGTGSGREGFGSDFGGGGGASQAVSWVYDPNPQLGYPDGLTIEFRQQSQFGFRIANRDAIAETLERVKERLVSNPSVNYARDESGRLRKADARFDPNSPAKLALKALQDTGQTSDAIGFAVNPLFFRSTEGQVYIPMDFVIEHGIDRGEATVFGAVENADGFTVYQFEEKAELISGPKDHLGWEMPLQLQPGLYTLYIGIMDDASQVLGTQVIDLDVPDFDAGELTLSSILMFVKGTQTGEAMGAPGKAFMLGGYHFAPKREMIYTQSDQLSGVFNAYGYGLEGDKPNLTVQVTFFREGERRGATKDEPFMLQTNEMALTIFDIPLNLPNFQDPGNYKVEVKVTDHVTSKVLTEEIAFVMQGQQEQ encoded by the coding sequence ATGCCGTTCAACAAAGAGTGGGTTGCGCTTGCGACCGTCGCCGGTCTCGCGACCGCCTCTGCATTCGCTCAGGACAAGCTCAGCAAGGGCGACAAGGAGTGGATGGAAAAGGAAGTGGGCGCCATCATCACCGCTCAGGAGAAGTCGTTGTTCGAGTCGATCGACAAGGACGACCGGAAGCTCTTCAAGGACCTTTTCTGGATGAGACGCGACTTCGACCCGACCACGCCCGACAACGAGTTTCGCAAAATCTACGAGCAGCGGATGAAGGCCGCCGACGACAACTTCCAACAGCGAGGTCAGAAGGGCCACGAGACCGACATGGGGCAGATCCTGTTGCTCATGGGTGGTCCCAGCCAGCAGGTGGAAGGGCGCGCGGCGGGATCTTCCCAGGGCGAGCTGCCAGGGAGCACACCGGGCACGGATCCGGGCCCCGGCACCGGTGCCGGGCCGGAGGCGGATCCGGGCACGGGCTCGGGACGAGAGGGTTTCGGCTCGGATTTCGGCGGTGGCGGTGGCGCGAGCCAGGCGGTCAGCTGGGTCTATGACCCGAATCCGCAGCTCGGTTATCCCGACGGGCTCACGATCGAGTTTCGCCAGCAATCGCAGTTCGGCTTTCGTATCGCGAACCGGGACGCGATCGCCGAAACGCTCGAACGGGTCAAGGAGCGATTGGTATCGAATCCCTCGGTGAACTACGCCCGCGACGAGAGCGGTCGCCTGCGCAAGGCCGACGCGCGTTTCGACCCCAACAGCCCGGCGAAGCTGGCCCTCAAAGCGCTCCAGGACACGGGTCAGACGAGCGACGCCATCGGCTTCGCCGTGAACCCCCTGTTCTTTCGCTCGACCGAGGGCCAGGTCTACATCCCGATGGACTTCGTCATCGAGCACGGCATCGATCGCGGCGAGGCCACGGTTTTCGGCGCCGTCGAGAACGCGGACGGATTCACCGTCTATCAATTCGAGGAAAAGGCCGAGCTGATATCAGGACCGAAAGACCACCTCGGCTGGGAGATGCCTCTGCAGCTCCAGCCCGGTCTCTACACTCTCTATATCGGAATCATGGACGATGCCTCGCAGGTACTGGGTACGCAGGTGATCGACCTGGACGTGCCGGATTTCGACGCGGGGGAGCTGACCCTGTCTTCCATCTTGATGTTCGTGAAGGGCACGCAGACCGGCGAAGCGATGGGCGCGCCGGGCAAGGCCTTCATGCTGGGGGGGTACCATTTCGCCCCCAAGCGCGAGATGATCTACACGCAAAGCGATCAGCTATCGGGCGTCTTCAATGCCTACGGCTACGGCCTCGAGGGCGACAAGCCCAACCTGACCGTCCAGGTGACCTTCTTCCGTGAAGGCGAGCGCCGCGGCGCGACCAAGGACGAGCCGTTCATGCTCCAGACGAACGAAATGGCGCTCACGATCTTCGACATCCCCCTGAACCTTCCGAACTTCCAGGACCCGGGGAACTACAAGGTCGAGGTCAAGGTGACCGATCACGTGACCAGCAAGGTCTTGACCGAGGAGATCGCGTTCGTGATGCAGGGGCAGCAGGAGCAGTAG
- a CDS encoding tetratricopeptide repeat protein — MKAVTLSEWAFLERHVLPWLLLAPVVFAACGTSQRVQFRPEEIIADLSTRVPEEVAQKVVVPYDINDEIRALAWKSVENLRTDTERTRAIVNAIISRTGMSISYDWLSNKTAQQVFYEGKGNCLAYTNLFIGMAREVGVDAVYVDVTTVETISKEAEVIVNNGHITAGVRHGPDLTMIDFTRTPEREYVGAKVIDDFEAIANYYNNQGFLYGYYAETAGDMGDSFDPEEAELEMYEMSLEIDPGFPRARNNLGVALRRRGRVDEAIEQYKLALETDPKFAEARSNLGAAYYAMGHVDDAIREFERAAKAGGSNAYYYHHLGVIQYQQGNYEEAIRHFKKAVSRDSKLADSRYYLGETYLKLGDRQKAIEAYEKTLEVDPNYLSARAKLDLLIAEARKETS; from the coding sequence TTGAAAGCCGTTACCCTTTCTGAGTGGGCTTTCCTCGAAAGGCACGTCCTTCCGTGGTTGCTGCTCGCACCGGTGGTGTTCGCCGCCTGCGGCACCTCGCAGCGGGTTCAGTTCCGCCCCGAGGAGATCATTGCCGACCTGAGCACCCGAGTGCCCGAAGAGGTCGCGCAGAAGGTAGTCGTCCCCTACGATATCAACGACGAGATCCGTGCGCTCGCGTGGAAATCGGTGGAGAATCTCCGCACCGACACGGAACGCACCCGGGCCATCGTGAACGCCATCATAAGCCGCACCGGCATGTCGATCTCGTACGATTGGCTTTCGAACAAGACCGCCCAGCAGGTGTTCTACGAAGGCAAGGGCAACTGTCTCGCCTACACGAACCTGTTCATCGGGATGGCACGGGAGGTCGGTGTCGACGCGGTTTACGTGGACGTGACGACGGTGGAAACGATCTCGAAAGAGGCGGAGGTCATCGTCAACAATGGACATATCACCGCAGGCGTCCGGCACGGGCCCGACCTGACGATGATCGACTTCACCCGGACCCCGGAGCGTGAGTACGTCGGCGCCAAGGTCATCGACGACTTCGAGGCGATCGCGAACTACTACAACAATCAAGGCTTTTTGTATGGGTACTACGCGGAGACCGCCGGCGACATGGGTGACAGCTTCGATCCCGAGGAAGCCGAGCTCGAGATGTACGAGATGTCGCTCGAGATCGATCCGGGCTTTCCCCGGGCGCGCAACAACCTCGGCGTAGCCTTGCGCCGTCGGGGGCGCGTCGACGAGGCGATCGAGCAGTACAAGCTCGCCCTCGAAACGGACCCGAAGTTCGCCGAGGCGCGATCGAACCTCGGGGCCGCTTACTACGCGATGGGGCACGTAGATGATGCCATCCGCGAGTTCGAGCGTGCCGCCAAGGCGGGAGGGTCCAACGCCTACTATTACCATCACCTCGGAGTCATCCAGTACCAGCAAGGAAACTACGAGGAGGCGATCCGCCATTTCAAGAAGGCCGTATCGCGGGACTCGAAGCTTGCGGATTCCCGATACTATCTCGGCGAGACATACCTCAAGCTCGGAGACCGGCAGAAGGCCATCGAGGCTTACGAAAAAACCCTGGAAGTCGACCCCAATTATCTCTCCGCGCGCGCGAAGCTCGACTTGCTCATTGCCGAAGCGCGCAAAGAGACGTCCTAG